In Candidatus Poribacteria bacterium, the DNA window CTCTGCCGCCTGGAGGGGTATCTATGAGACCCTTTACACAAAATTCTTGACAGACCCAAACAGCAATCGTCAAACCGAAAAGAATAATAGGTTTCCTCATTCCTTATCACCTTTGTTATTCAAAGATAACCCTAACCGTCTCGTAAACCAACATTCAAGGACGATTTTGATAGCTTTAAATCCATCCCATACCTTCAACTTCTTACCCTCGTTTATCCCCCTCTGCTCATACATCACCGGAATCTCTCTCACCCTCAACCCCATTCCCAATCCCTTGCACACAAGCTCGAAATCTAGGTCAAACCCATCGCACCTCAATCCCATCCTCTCCATATCGTTCCTCTTCAAAGCCTTGTAACAACAAGCAACATCCCCAAGTTTCACCCCGTAAAGCAAGCTTACAAAAGCGGATATCAGCCTCCCTCCCCACAGATACCTCCTCATCTTCCTTCTCAACACCACCCTCTTTCCTATCACCATATCGGCTTTCCCGCTGATTATCGGCTCAACCAGCTTCGGTATCTCTTCGGGGAAGTACTCTAGATCGGCATCCTGTATCACCACTATCCTGCCTTTTGCCTTCTTCAAAGCTTTCTTCACACAGGCTCCTTTTCCCTGGTTGGAGGGATTGAAAATCAATCTAAACGTTCTCGGTCTAATCGAAGAAAGCATCTCCCTTGTCCCGTCAGTTG includes these proteins:
- a CDS encoding glycosyltransferase family 2 protein → MRNDKPILSIIIPVFNEVKTVGEIIGRVAQINIPHEIVVVDDCSTDGTREMLSSIRPRTFRLIFNPSNQGKGACVKKALKKAKGRIVVIQDADLEYFPEEIPKLVEPIISGKADMVIGKRVVLRRKMRRYLWGGRLISAFVSLLYGVKLGDVACCYKALKRNDMERMGLRCDGFDLDFELVCKGLGMGLRVREIPVMYEQRGINEGKKLKVWDGFKAIKIVLECWFTRRLGLSLNNKGDKE